One Malus sylvestris chromosome 14, drMalSylv7.2, whole genome shotgun sequence DNA segment encodes these proteins:
- the LOC126599708 gene encoding cytochrome b-c1 complex subunit 9, mitochondrial-like: MDSAVRRSGGGLFEGLYRVIMRRNSVYVTFVIAGAFLGERAVDYGVHKLWEYNNVGKRYEDISVLGTRQSEE; this comes from the exons ATGGATTCAGCGGTTCGTAGGAGCGGCGGAGGCCTCTTCGAAGGTCTATACAGGGTCATCATGCGCCGTAACTCCGTCTACGTCACCTTCGTCATCGCTGGAGCCTTCCTCGGCGAGCGG GCTgtagattatggagttcataaGCTGTGGGAGTACAATAATGTTGGG AAACGATATGAAGATATTTCAGTTCTGGGGACAAGGCAATCTGAAGAATGA
- the LOC126599690 gene encoding protein CIA1-like, whose protein sequence is MELVKELREIQTLQGHTDRVWSLAWNPATGVAGIPLSFASCSGDKTVRIWEQNPSTSSWDCKAVLDETHTRTVRSCAWSPSGKLLATASFDATTAIWENVGGDYECVASLEGHENEVKSVCWNPSGSMLTTCGRDKSVWVWEVLPGNEFDCVSVLQGHTQDVKMVQWHPTRNLIFSCSYDNTVKIWADDGDDDDWACVQTLGETNNGHSSTVWALSFNASGDKMVTCSDDLTLKIWGSDDTKMPADGFAPWRHLCTLSGYHDRTIFSVHWSRDNIIASGAADDAIRFFVENDEQDGLVDGPSYKLLLRKENAHDMDINSVQWSPGEDQFLASAADDGTIKIWELTSDSC, encoded by the exons ATGGAGTTAGTGAAGGAGCTCCGAGAGATTCAGACGCTACAGGGCCACACTGATAGGGTATGGAGCCTCGCCTGGAATCCGGCCACGGGTGTCGCTGGAATCCCCCTTTCCTTCGCTTCCTGCAGCGGCGATAAGACCGTTCGTATTTGGGAACAAAACCCCTCAACTTCTTCTTGGGATTGCAAG GCAGTCCTGGATGAAACACACACCAGAACCGTCCGATCGTGCGCTTGGTCCCCATCTGGGAAGTTATTGGCCACTGCAAGCTTCGATGCCACTACTGCAATTTGGGAAAATGTTGGGGGCGATTATGAATGTGTTGCCAGTCTAGAG GGTCATGAAAACGAAGTGAAAAGTGTGTGTTGGAATCCATCTGGGTCTATGCTTACGACTTGCGGTCGAGATAAAAGTGTATGGGTATGGGAAGTGCTGCCCGGGAACGAGTTCGACTGTGTTTCAGTTTTGCAAGGCCATACACAAGATGTGAAGATGGTTCAGTGGCATCCCACTAGGAATCTTATATTTTCTTGTAGCTATGATAACACTGTCAAG ATATGGGCTGATGATGGTGACGATGATGATTGGGCATGTGTTCAAACATTAGGTGAAACTAACAA TGGTCACTCTTCTACTGTCTGGGCTCTATCATTTAATGCCAGTGGAGACAAGATGGTTACCTGCAG TGATGATCTTACTCTAAAGATATGGGGATCAGACGATACAAAGATGCCTGCTGATGGTTTTGCACCTTG GCGACATCTTTGCACTCTTTCAGGTTATCATGACCGGACAATATTTTCAGTTCATTGGTCAAG GGACAATATCATAGCCAGTGGAGCTGCAGATGATGCAATAAGATTTTTCGTGGAGAATGATGAACAAGATGGTTTG GTTGATGGGCCTTCATATAAATTGCTTTTGAGGAAGGAAAATGCCCATGACATGGATATCAATTCGGTGCAATGGAGCCCCGGG
- the LOC126600716 gene encoding uncharacterized protein LOC126600716, producing the protein MSGPSDRRFDLNLGEETATPSPDNIWRPSFISPTGPLTVGDSVMKNDMTAAVVARNLLTPKDNRLLSKRSDELAVKDSLALSVQCAGSVSNMAQRLFARTRQVESLAAEVMSLKQEIRGLKHENKQLHRLAHDYATNMKRKLDQMKESDGKVLLDHQRFVGLFQRHLLPSSSGAVPGNEASNDEPPMPPPSGVLSSTEAPDNHPPVLSLSGALPTAETSPKQPL; encoded by the coding sequence atgtctggaccctccgaccgtcgttttgacctgaaccttggagaagagacagccacgccttctccagacaacatatggcgcccatccttcatatcccctactggtcctcttaccgttggggattctgtgatgaagaatgatatgaccgctgcagtggtggccaggaaccttctcactcccaaagataacagactactttccaaacggtctgatgagttggctgttaaggactctctggctcttagtgttcagtgtgcaggttctgtgtctaatatggcccaacgcctatttgctagaacccgccaagttgaatcattggctgctgaagtgatgagtctcaaacaggagattagagggctcaagcatgagaataagcagttgcaccggctcgcccatgactatgctacaaacatgaagaggaagcttgaccagatgaaggaatctgatggtaaggttttacttgatcatcagcggtttgtgggtttgttccaaaggcatttattgccttcgtcctctggggctgtacctggtaatgaagcttcaaatgatgaacctccaatgcctcctccttctggggttttgtcaagtactgaggctccggataaccaccctccggtgctttctctttctggggctctaccgactgctgagacttcccctaagcaacctttgtga
- the LOC126599703 gene encoding glucosamine 6-phosphate N-acetyltransferase-like, whose protein sequence is MANSEEHNFQVRKLELSDKGKGFIELLQQLTVCDSVSDKDFEDRFKELSARAEDHQVFVIEDDRSGKIVATGSVFIERKFIRNCGKVGHIEDVVVDANARGMQLGKKMIDALTDYAHSLGCYKVILDCSVENKAFYEKCGYKQKEIQMVKYFI, encoded by the coding sequence ATGGCAAACAGTGAAGAACACAATTTCCAAGTTAGGAAGCTAGAACTCTCAGACAAAGGCAAGGGATTCATAGAACTACTGCAACAGCTGACCGTTTGTGATTCTGTATCCGACAAGGACTTTGAAGATCGATTTAAGGAGCTTAGTGCCCGAGCAGAGGACCATCAGGTCTTTGTAATAGAAGATGATCGCTCCGGGAAGATTGTGGCAACTGGGAGTGTGTTCATTGAAAGGAAGTTTATAAGAAACTGTGGCAAAGTCGGGCACATTGAAGACGTTGTGGTTGATGCCAATGCGCGTGGGATGCAGTTAGGAAAGAAGATGATTGACGCCCTTACGGATTATGCTCACTCGTTGGGGTGTTATAAGGTGATTCTCGATTGCAGTGTTGAGAACAAGGCGTTCTATGAGAAATGTGGGTACAAGCAGAAGGAGATTCAGATGGTGAAGTACTTCATCTGA
- the LOC126600375 gene encoding NDR1/HIN1-like protein 10 has protein sequence MPQLRRDDRYFYLAIVCSIIGIVVCFFAIFGSVYAVLWKSFYPHGPQITVTNASLTRLDSAAYAENTLDYNLALDFTIRNRNKGVRIDYRSIQVIGADKNYKSVAVSMAPFYQEGKSTTVMHALLQLQGKPREMAGVYSIDVMFFLRVRYDRVKLFKKIKGSPQIRCKLQVRLSSSNGTSAGGFNPTECKSVPGNQRYRIRAG, from the coding sequence ATGCCTCAATTGAGGCGTGACGACCGCTATTTCTACCTTGCCATAGTCTGCAGTATCATCGGCATCGTCGTCTGCTTCTTCGCTATATTCGGCAGTGTCTACGCCGTACTCTGGAAGAGCTTCTATCCCCACGGCCCCCAAATCACCGTCACTAACGCCTCTCTAACCCGACTCGATTCCGCTGCCTACGCGGAAAACACTCTCGACTACAACCTTGCACTCGACTTCACCATCAGAAATCGCAACAAAGGGGTCCGCATAGACTACCGTAGCATCCAAGTCATTGGTGCTGACAAAAACTACAAGTCTGTTGCAGTGAGTATGGCTCCGTTTTACCAGGAGGGCAAGAGCACCACCGTTATGCATGCACTACTACAACTTCAAGGGAAGCCGAGGGAGATGGCTGGTGTTTACAGTATTGACGTAATGTTTTTTCTTCGGGTAAGGTATGATCGCGTCAAGTTATTCAAAAAAATCAAGGGCAGTCCGCAGATCCGTTGCAAGCTCCAGGTTCGGCTGAGTAGTTCTAATGGAACATCTGCGGGTGGTTTCAACCCTACCGAGTGCAAGAGTGTTCCTGGAAACCAAAGATACCGAATCCGTGCTGGATGA
- the LOC126599695 gene encoding 60S ribosomal protein L10a-like, whose amino-acid sequence MSKLSSDGLREAISQIKTNSETKKRKFTETVELQIGLKNYDPQKDKRFSGSVRLPHIPRPKMRVCMLGDAQHVEEAEKMGLDYMDVESLKKLNKNKKLVKKLAKKYHAFLASEAVIKQIPRLLGPGLNKAGKFPTLVSHQESLEAKLNETKAMVKFQLKKVLCMGVAVGNLAMEEKQIFQNVQLSVNFLVSLLKKNWQNVRSLNLKSTMGKAIRIY is encoded by the exons ATGAG TAAGCTGTCAAGCGATGGGCTGAGGGAAGCCATTTCTCAGATTAAGACGAACTCTGAGACAAAGAAGAGGAAGTTCACTGAGACAGTGGAGCTTCAGATTGGTCTGAAGAACTATGACCCCCAAAAGGACAAGCGTTTCAGTGGTTCTGTCAGGCTTCCACACATTCCTCGCCCTAAGATGAGGGTTTGCATGCTTGGAGACGCCCAGCATGTTGAAGAG GCAGAGAAGATGGGTTTGGATTATATGGACGTGGAAAGCTTGAAAAAGctgaacaagaacaagaaactTGTGAAGAAGCTTGCCAAGAAATACCATGCCTTTTTAGCTTCTGAAGCTGTCATTAAGCAGATTCCTCGTCTTCTTGGCCCTGGTCTTAACAAGGCAG GTAAGTTTCCAACCTTGGTGAGTCACCAGGAATCTCTGGAGGCAAAACTTAACGAGACCAAAGCTATGGTGAAGTTCCAACTTAAGAAGGTTCTTTGCATGGGTGTTGCTGTCGGGAATCTCGCTATGGaggagaagcagattttccagAATGTACAACTCAGTGTCAATTTCTTGGTTTCATTGTTGAAGAAGAACTGGCAAAAT GTGAGGTCCTTGAACTTGAAGAGTACGATGGGGAAAGCTATCCGTATCTACTAA